Proteins from a genomic interval of Microbacterium abyssi:
- a CDS encoding uroporphyrinogen-III synthase: protein MTTTPESKHEKPLSGWRVLVPRGGPWGDGVAASLRAQGAVPVVAPLINFGPTTDQAALDDALEKLAAGEFDWLTVTSATTVDVLFAHRAVVPKSTKIAAVGETTATALQAVGYEVALVPETDNSAEGMAEQLIALEPEPRRILTLRSEIAKPVLTRSLIAAGHDVSSIVAYRTVGVPVTDRIRRDVDSGRINAILITSGSVAQQVREQFPNIPDDTLLAAIGPRTAKDARRAGLPITVVADKQTVDALIDAVSHFTLPHAADEFAP from the coding sequence ATGACCACGACACCCGAATCGAAGCATGAGAAGCCGTTGAGCGGCTGGCGCGTCCTCGTCCCGCGAGGAGGCCCGTGGGGCGACGGCGTCGCCGCGTCGTTGCGCGCCCAGGGCGCTGTCCCGGTCGTCGCTCCGCTGATCAACTTCGGGCCGACCACCGACCAGGCCGCTCTCGACGACGCGCTCGAGAAACTGGCCGCAGGAGAGTTCGACTGGCTCACCGTCACCAGCGCCACCACGGTGGACGTGCTCTTCGCGCACCGCGCCGTCGTGCCGAAGTCGACGAAGATCGCCGCCGTCGGCGAGACCACCGCGACCGCCCTCCAGGCGGTCGGTTACGAGGTCGCACTCGTTCCCGAGACGGACAATTCTGCCGAGGGCATGGCGGAGCAGCTCATCGCACTCGAGCCGGAGCCTCGCCGCATCCTGACGCTGCGCAGCGAGATCGCCAAGCCCGTCCTCACGCGCTCGCTCATCGCCGCTGGGCACGACGTGTCGAGCATCGTCGCTTATCGCACGGTCGGCGTGCCCGTCACCGATCGGATCCGCCGCGACGTCGACAGCGGCCGGATCAACGCGATCCTCATCACCAGCGGCTCGGTGGCGCAGCAGGTCCGGGAGCAGTTCCCGAATATCCCCGACGACACGCTGCTCGCCGCGATCGGTCCGCGCACCGCGAAGGACGCCCGCCGGGCAGGGCTCCCGATCACCGTCGTCGCCGACAAGCAGACAGTCGACGCACTGATCGACGCGGTTTCGCACTTCACGCTTCCGCACGCAGCAGACGAGTTCGCGCCGTGA
- the hemC gene encoding hydroxymethylbilane synthase, with the protein MSTPIRLGTRRSALAQAQSGHVAAALEKISGRRVELVPIVSEGDTNRASLSQIGGLGVFATRLREALLAGECDFLVHSLKDLPTAVPEGLVIAATPPREDARDVVITRDGIPLHALPAGAKVGTGSPRRIAQVRLRAPRTEVVDIRGNVDSRLARVETGDLDAVILAAAGLSRLGSETTLKREELGLAEWPTAPGQGSLAVETTADAASDLRAALAELDDEDTRLAITVERAILEGLDAGCQAPMAAHAVVTGTSLRVRTIVYDPDGERRIGLDVTESLNRGYIRSHGSGNDADAADGADPNHAAREFGLSVARRLLEQGAADLVPREQP; encoded by the coding sequence ATGTCCACCCCCATTCGTCTCGGCACGCGCCGAAGCGCTCTCGCCCAGGCGCAGTCCGGGCACGTCGCCGCGGCCCTCGAGAAGATCTCCGGACGCAGGGTCGAACTCGTTCCGATCGTCTCCGAGGGCGACACCAACCGCGCGTCTCTGTCGCAGATCGGCGGGCTCGGCGTCTTCGCCACCCGCCTGCGCGAGGCGCTGCTCGCCGGTGAGTGCGACTTCCTCGTCCACTCCCTGAAGGATCTCCCCACCGCGGTTCCAGAAGGGCTCGTCATCGCCGCGACCCCGCCACGCGAGGACGCCCGCGATGTCGTGATCACCCGCGACGGCATCCCGCTGCACGCGCTGCCCGCCGGCGCCAAGGTGGGCACCGGGTCGCCCCGGCGCATCGCGCAGGTCCGCCTGCGTGCGCCGCGTACAGAGGTCGTCGACATCCGCGGCAACGTCGACTCGCGTCTGGCGCGGGTGGAGACCGGCGATCTGGATGCCGTCATCCTCGCCGCAGCGGGCCTGTCCCGGCTCGGCTCGGAGACCACTCTCAAACGCGAGGAGCTCGGGCTCGCCGAGTGGCCGACCGCCCCTGGGCAGGGCTCGCTGGCCGTCGAGACCACCGCCGATGCGGCATCCGATCTGCGCGCAGCGCTCGCCGAACTCGACGACGAGGACACCCGTCTCGCCATCACCGTGGAGCGCGCGATCCTCGAGGGACTGGACGCCGGATGCCAGGCGCCGATGGCCGCGCACGCCGTCGTCACCGGCACGTCGCTCCGGGTCCGCACGATCGTCTACGATCCGGACGGAGAGCGGCGGATCGGGCTCGACGTCACTGAATCCCTGAACCGGGGGTATATTCGGAGTCACGGCAGTGGCAACGATGCGGATGCTGCCGATGGTGCGGACCCGAATCACGCAGCACGCGAGTTCGGGCTTTCTGTCGCCCGTCGGCTGCTCGAACAAGGGGCGGCCGACCTCGTACCCCGAGAGCAACCCTGA
- the hemQ gene encoding hydrogen peroxide-dependent heme synthase — MSEVSEQNPSGFTLWAVWRRNPDAPVAETDATELETIVGHIEDAGVTVRGFYDVSGLKADADLMVWLHGDTAEELQKALRRLRRTELLRTLLPVWNVMGAHRDAEFNRAHVPGFLRGVEPKGWLCLYPFVRTPEWYLAPEDERRKMLADHGRKGAAFTGVIANTVAAFALGDYEWLLPLEADDVTELVDLMRDLRYTDARRYVKEEVPFYTGRRLRFDEIADVLQ, encoded by the coding sequence ATGTCCGAAGTGAGTGAACAGAACCCGTCCGGTTTCACCCTCTGGGCCGTCTGGCGACGCAACCCCGATGCTCCCGTCGCCGAGACGGACGCCACCGAACTCGAGACCATCGTCGGCCACATCGAGGATGCCGGCGTCACCGTCCGCGGCTTCTACGACGTCTCCGGGCTGAAGGCCGACGCCGACTTGATGGTCTGGCTGCACGGCGACACGGCGGAGGAGCTCCAGAAGGCCCTGCGCCGACTGCGCCGCACCGAGCTGCTGCGCACCCTGCTGCCGGTCTGGAACGTCATGGGGGCGCACCGCGACGCCGAATTCAACCGCGCGCACGTGCCCGGTTTCCTGCGCGGTGTCGAGCCGAAGGGATGGCTGTGCCTGTACCCGTTCGTCCGCACGCCGGAGTGGTACCTCGCCCCTGAGGACGAGCGTCGCAAGATGCTCGCCGACCACGGCCGCAAGGGCGCCGCGTTCACGGGCGTTATCGCCAACACCGTCGCCGCGTTCGCACTGGGCGACTACGAGTGGCTGCTGCCGCTCGAGGCCGACGATGTCACCGAACTCGTGGATCTCATGCGCGACCTGCGCTACACCGATGCGCGCCGCTATGTGAAGGAGGAGGTGCCGTTCTACACCGGCAGGCGCCTCCGCTTCGACGAGATCGCGGACGTCCTCCAGTAG
- a CDS encoding phage holin family protein, which yields MVRGYRDRADDSLLTLLGDLPELVTKLVKAEVDAAKAWISRTAKDAGIGSVWFVIALFFLFWLVPMILVFAVAGLSSWWPVWLSALAVIGLLLLCVIVCVLFGLLKFRKVLRRENPGQAVATDIRLVKDAGDDKL from the coding sequence ATGGTCCGCGGATACCGTGACCGCGCTGACGACAGTCTCCTGACCCTCCTCGGCGACCTCCCGGAACTCGTCACGAAGCTGGTCAAGGCCGAGGTCGATGCCGCGAAGGCGTGGATCTCGCGCACCGCGAAGGATGCCGGAATCGGCAGCGTCTGGTTCGTCATCGCGCTGTTCTTCCTGTTCTGGCTCGTGCCGATGATCCTCGTGTTCGCCGTCGCCGGCTTGTCGTCGTGGTGGCCGGTGTGGCTCTCCGCGCTGGCGGTCATCGGCCTGCTGCTTCTGTGCGTGATCGTGTGCGTGCTGTTCGGCCTGCTGAAGTTCCGGAAGGTGCTGCGTCGCGAGAATCCCGGCCAGGCCGTCGCGACCGATATTCGACTTGTGAAGGATGCCGGTGATGACAAGCTCTGA
- the hemG gene encoding protoporphyrinogen oxidase, with protein sequence MSTDGTADLAARAAHRHVVVVGGGMAGLVAARECAKVGMHVTVLEAAAELGGAIRRAELDGVTVDAGAESYATRGGHVRTLLDELGLTDAIVTPNPAGAWLVGALGVDAAPLPKGGILGIPANPFADDVRRIIGWGGAWRAYVDRLRPPLTIGQERSLGTLVSKRMGAKVRDLLVAPVTAGVYSADPDDVDTEIAAPGLNEALTRAGSLSGGVAQLLADRADRAKKAPGSAVEAIAGGMSVLVDALAADLEELGAVVRTGVPVDAIVRDGDGWTVSFPIAAEGEEPSAETVSADALIVATAEPSARALLDGQVTGLGAEGEAPQIEIVSLLLDAPSLDAAPRGTGVLTVPGSHIAKALTHATAKWEWLRAAAGGRHVVRVSFGAQGEPAATGELDDDAAARLALTEAEALLGVALPESVLIAAHRARFAQSQPSSLIGAADRRRAVRTAVQKVDGLGVVGAWLSGTGLAQVVPDAMTEADRVRRALLWGDGGPLSTP encoded by the coding sequence ATGAGCACGGACGGCACCGCAGACCTCGCCGCCAGGGCGGCGCACCGTCACGTCGTCGTGGTCGGCGGCGGCATGGCAGGACTCGTCGCCGCGCGGGAATGCGCGAAGGTCGGAATGCACGTCACCGTCCTCGAGGCGGCAGCGGAACTCGGCGGGGCGATCCGCCGGGCGGAGCTCGACGGTGTGACGGTGGATGCCGGCGCCGAGAGCTACGCGACCCGCGGCGGGCACGTCCGCACCCTCCTCGACGAGCTCGGACTCACCGATGCGATCGTCACCCCGAATCCGGCCGGCGCCTGGCTGGTCGGCGCCCTCGGAGTCGACGCCGCGCCCCTGCCCAAGGGCGGGATCCTCGGGATCCCTGCCAACCCGTTCGCCGATGACGTGCGCCGCATCATCGGCTGGGGCGGTGCGTGGCGGGCCTACGTCGACCGCCTCCGCCCGCCGCTGACGATCGGCCAGGAGCGCAGCCTCGGCACGCTCGTCTCGAAGCGGATGGGCGCGAAGGTGCGCGACCTGCTGGTGGCACCCGTCACCGCCGGCGTGTACTCGGCGGACCCGGACGACGTCGACACCGAGATCGCCGCCCCCGGACTCAACGAGGCCCTCACCCGGGCCGGCTCTCTCTCCGGCGGCGTCGCGCAGTTGCTGGCCGATCGCGCTGATCGTGCGAAGAAGGCGCCGGGCTCGGCGGTCGAGGCGATCGCGGGCGGCATGAGCGTCCTGGTGGACGCGCTCGCCGCGGATCTCGAGGAGCTCGGCGCCGTCGTCCGCACCGGAGTACCGGTCGACGCGATCGTCAGGGACGGCGACGGCTGGACCGTGAGCTTCCCGATCGCCGCCGAGGGCGAGGAGCCATCGGCTGAGACCGTGTCGGCGGATGCCCTGATCGTGGCCACCGCCGAGCCGAGCGCCCGCGCCCTGCTCGACGGACAAGTCACCGGCCTCGGCGCCGAGGGCGAGGCGCCGCAGATCGAGATCGTCAGCCTGCTGCTCGACGCCCCGTCGCTGGATGCCGCGCCCCGCGGCACCGGTGTGCTCACGGTGCCCGGCAGCCACATCGCGAAGGCGCTCACGCACGCGACTGCCAAGTGGGAGTGGCTCCGTGCGGCCGCAGGCGGCCGGCACGTCGTGCGGGTCTCCTTCGGCGCCCAGGGCGAGCCGGCGGCGACGGGCGAGCTCGACGACGACGCGGCCGCGCGCCTCGCGCTGACGGAGGCCGAGGCGCTCCTCGGCGTCGCGCTGCCGGAGTCCGTGCTGATCGCGGCGCACCGTGCGCGGTTCGCGCAGTCGCAGCCGTCCTCCCTGATAGGAGCGGCCGACCGCCGCCGTGCGGTTCGCACCGCCGTGCAGAAGGTCGACGGCCTCGGCGTCGTCGGAGCCTGGCTGTCGGGTACGGGCCTCGCGCAGGTCGTCCCGGACGCGATGACCGAGGCGGACCGCGTCCGCCGAGCGCTTCTTTGGGGTGATGGCGGCCCGCTGTCAACCCCCTGA
- the hemE gene encoding uroporphyrinogen decarboxylase — protein sequence MPSSNAPLLRALAGDRPEQTPVWFMRQAGRSLPEYRELRVGTRMLDACLTPDLAAEITLQPVRRHRVDAAVFFSDIVIPLRLAGVDVVIEPGRGPVFADPVRTRADVDRITAIDPEGLDTTAIAEAVRIVTDELGDTPLIGFAGAPFTLAAYLVEGGPSKEHLRARAMMHTDPEAWNRLAGWLARVSRRFLEAQRDAGAATVQLFDSWAGSLNPADYRAHVAPHSRAAVTDLGLPVIHFGVGTGPFLADMRLDGAASAVGVDWRQPLDEAAGILGHDVTVQGNIDPAMLQAPWEVLEAHVRDVIERGRAACAHILNLGHGVPPETDPDQLTRIVELAHS from the coding sequence ATGCCTTCCTCGAACGCCCCGCTGCTGCGCGCACTCGCCGGAGACCGACCGGAGCAGACTCCGGTCTGGTTCATGCGCCAGGCCGGCCGATCGCTCCCGGAGTACCGTGAGCTGCGCGTCGGCACCCGGATGCTGGATGCCTGCCTGACCCCCGACCTCGCGGCCGAGATCACGCTGCAGCCGGTGCGCCGGCACAGGGTCGACGCGGCCGTGTTCTTCAGCGACATCGTCATCCCTCTGCGCCTCGCCGGCGTCGACGTCGTCATCGAGCCGGGGCGCGGCCCGGTGTTCGCCGATCCCGTCCGCACCCGTGCCGACGTCGACCGCATCACGGCGATCGACCCGGAGGGCTTGGACACCACGGCCATCGCCGAGGCGGTACGCATCGTCACGGACGAACTGGGAGACACCCCGCTGATCGGCTTCGCCGGAGCTCCCTTCACCCTCGCCGCGTATCTCGTCGAGGGCGGCCCCTCCAAGGAGCACCTGCGCGCACGGGCCATGATGCACACCGATCCGGAAGCGTGGAACCGTCTGGCCGGCTGGCTGGCACGCGTCTCCCGCCGCTTCCTCGAGGCGCAGCGTGACGCGGGCGCCGCGACCGTGCAGCTGTTCGACTCCTGGGCGGGGTCGCTGAACCCGGCCGACTACCGCGCGCACGTCGCCCCGCACTCCCGGGCGGCGGTCACCGACCTCGGCCTGCCGGTGATCCACTTCGGCGTCGGCACCGGTCCCTTCCTGGCAGACATGCGCCTGGACGGTGCGGCATCCGCCGTCGGCGTCGACTGGCGTCAGCCGCTCGACGAGGCCGCCGGCATCCTCGGCCACGACGTCACGGTCCAGGGCAACATCGACCCGGCCATGCTGCAGGCGCCCTGGGAGGTGCTCGAAGCGCACGTCCGCGACGTCATCGAAAGGGGCCGCGCCGCATGCGCGCACATCCTCAATCTCGGCCACGGCGTGCCCCCGGAGACCGACCCCGACCAGCTCACCCGCATCGTCGAGCTCGCGCACTCATGA